ACCCGTTTCGGTGCCTTCCTCGATCCGGTGGCAGACAAAGTGATGGTCGCTATCGCCATGGTGCTGGTAGCCGAGCACTATCATACCTGGTGGGTGACGCTGCCCGCGGCAACCATGATCGGCCGCGAGATCATTATCTCTGCGCTGCGCGAGTGGATGGCGGAACTGGGGAAACGCAGCAGCGTGGCGGTCTCGTGGATTGGTAAAGTCAAAACGACGGCGCAGATGGCGGCGCTGGTCTGGATGCTCTGGCGTCCGAACGCCTGGGTTGAATGGGCGGGAATTGGTCTGCTGTGGGTGGCGGCAGTGCTGACGCTGTGGTCCATGCTGCAATATTTGAACGCTGCGCGCGGGGATTTGCTTGATCAGTGATCGTTTCGCCGTAATTTTCAGCAAACGATCCAGGGATGCAAAAAATAACGTTGACTCATAACGTCATATCAGTAGAATGCAACGCATCGAACGGCGGCACAGCAAGCCGGACGATAATGAAATCAAGTGGTTAGATGTTTACTTGATGACATGCGGGAATAGCTCAGTTGGTAGAGCACGACCTTGCCAAGGTCGGGGTCGCGAGTTCGAGTCTCGTTTCCCGCTCCAGATTAAAGACATGCGCAGTAGCGGGTGTCAGTTTGAAAAGTTTTACGGCGCGTTAGCAAAGCGGTTATGTAGCGGATTGCAAATCCGTCTAGTCCGGTTCGACTCCGGAACGCGCCTCCACTTTCTT
This region of Enterobacter asburiae genomic DNA includes:
- the pgsA gene encoding CDP-diacylglycerol--glycerol-3-phosphate 3-phosphatidyltransferase; translated protein: MQFNIPTLLTLFRVVLIPFFVLAFYLPVVWAPFACALIFLIAAVTDWFDGYLARRWNQSTRFGAFLDPVADKVMVAIAMVLVAEHYHTWWVTLPAATMIGREIIISALREWMAELGKRSSVAVSWIGKVKTTAQMAALVWMLWRPNAWVEWAGIGLLWVAAVLTLWSMLQYLNAARGDLLDQ